One window of Rhizobium leguminosarum genomic DNA carries:
- a CDS encoding NAD(P)/FAD-dependent oxidoreductase — MASDLDLNESDHDQMVSGRSLWGKSGVRPEWRPIEQSFSTDIAVIGGGITGALVGEHLTARGLSAVIIDREEPGFGSTAASTAMLQWEIDSTLTELEDYYGFERAAGIYRRSGAAVAGLSKLIAANGIACGFRPRNTLYLAANQEGARDLLDERQLRRRAGLPGVYLEHPDLFTQFEFDRDGAIYSPGSAECDPLLLTWALIEMSVRRGARLVSASVTALHSEGDHVTVETDGGHIIEARRAVLATGYSMPGIDMPKLHRTSSSWALATVPQDPANFWRDRALIWEDNHPYLYMRTTEDNRIVAGGEDDGAADPEARDRKLPAKTIAIQEKVRRLWPKADTRVEHAWCGTFGETADGLPLIGPVPEMQHVLAAYGYGGNGITFSYLAAQMIGAMLAGMHRDWFEDFALDRDGPGLRRFGEDRLGSGDELR, encoded by the coding sequence GTGGCCTCTGATCTCGATCTCAACGAATCCGATCACGACCAGATGGTCAGCGGCCGCTCTCTCTGGGGAAAAAGCGGCGTACGGCCGGAGTGGCGGCCGATCGAGCAAAGCTTTTCCACCGACATCGCCGTGATCGGCGGCGGCATCACCGGCGCGTTGGTCGGCGAACATCTGACGGCGCGCGGCCTTTCCGCCGTCATCATCGACAGGGAGGAGCCTGGTTTCGGCAGCACTGCGGCAAGCACGGCGATGCTGCAATGGGAAATCGACAGCACGCTCACCGAGCTTGAGGACTATTACGGCTTCGAACGCGCCGCCGGCATCTATCGCCGCAGCGGCGCAGCAGTCGCCGGCCTTTCCAAGCTGATCGCCGCAAACGGGATTGCCTGCGGCTTCCGGCCGCGCAACACGCTCTATCTCGCCGCCAACCAGGAAGGCGCGCGCGATCTTCTGGACGAGCGCCAGCTGCGCCGCCGGGCCGGCCTGCCCGGCGTCTATCTCGAACATCCCGATCTCTTCACGCAATTTGAGTTCGACCGGGATGGGGCGATCTATTCGCCGGGTTCGGCTGAGTGCGACCCGCTGCTGTTGACCTGGGCATTGATCGAAATGTCCGTTCGGCGCGGCGCGCGGTTGGTGAGCGCCTCCGTCACGGCGCTTCACAGCGAAGGCGATCACGTCACGGTGGAGACGGACGGAGGCCATATCATCGAGGCGCGGCGCGCCGTGCTTGCGACCGGCTATTCGATGCCGGGCATCGACATGCCGAAGCTGCACCGCACCAGCTCGAGCTGGGCGCTCGCCACCGTACCCCAGGATCCGGCAAATTTCTGGCGCGACAGGGCGCTGATCTGGGAGGACAACCACCCCTATCTCTACATGCGCACGACCGAGGATAACCGCATCGTCGCTGGTGGCGAGGATGACGGCGCGGCCGATCCCGAAGCCCGCGACCGCAAGCTGCCGGCCAAGACTATCGCGATCCAGGAGAAAGTAAGGCGGCTATGGCCGAAGGCTGATACGCGGGTGGAACACGCCTGGTGCGGAACCTTCGGCGAAACGGCCGACGGTCTGCCACTGATCGGCCCGGTGCCTGAGATGCAGCATGTGCTCGCCGCCTACGGCTACGGCGGCAACGGCATCACCTTTTCCTATCTCGCAGCCCAGATGATCGGCGCGATGCTGGCCGGCATGCATCGCGACTGGTTCGAGGATTTCGCGCTCGATCGGGATGGGCCGGGTCTGCGGCGGTTTGGAGAGGATAGGCTGGGGAGTGGGGATGAGTTGCGGTAG
- a CDS encoding polysaccharide deacetylase family protein: MNRILLASAFLLTTIAPVLADELPSALPASAAVSPAPRAPVAKLVEPHLHIARSNLAGHARIALTFDACMGQADERILSTLVRERIPVTIFVTARWLKHNPAAVAVFLQNPDLFELENHGENHIPAVDTPTLIYGIASAGSPQAVRQEVEGGAAAMVAAGIPAPHWFRGSTAKYDLSAIGEIRAMGYRIAGYSVNGDGGSLLGAAITEKRIASAKDGDVVISHVNQPTHAAGEGVAKALVDLKAKGVQFVRLEDVEDMGDDRTTE; encoded by the coding sequence ATGAACCGCATCCTGCTCGCTTCGGCGTTCCTTCTGACCACCATCGCTCCCGTATTGGCGGACGAGTTGCCGTCAGCGCTGCCAGCCTCGGCCGCTGTCAGCCCGGCCCCGAGAGCGCCGGTGGCAAAGCTCGTCGAGCCGCATCTGCATATCGCCCGTTCCAACCTTGCCGGCCATGCCCGCATTGCGCTGACCTTCGATGCCTGCATGGGGCAGGCGGATGAGCGCATCCTGTCGACGCTGGTACGCGAACGCATCCCGGTGACGATCTTCGTCACCGCCCGCTGGCTGAAACATAACCCTGCCGCGGTTGCCGTCTTCCTGCAGAACCCCGATCTCTTCGAACTCGAAAATCACGGAGAGAACCATATTCCGGCCGTCGACACGCCGACGCTGATCTATGGTATCGCCTCGGCCGGCTCGCCGCAGGCGGTGAGGCAGGAAGTCGAAGGCGGCGCTGCTGCCATGGTCGCAGCCGGTATTCCGGCGCCCCACTGGTTCCGCGGTTCGACTGCCAAATATGACCTTTCCGCCATCGGCGAGATCCGCGCCATGGGTTATCGCATCGCCGGTTATTCGGTAAACGGCGACGGCGGCTCGCTGCTTGGCGCTGCGATTACCGAAAAGCGCATCGCCTCGGCCAAGGATGGCGATGTCGTCATCTCTCACGTCAACCAGCCGACCCATGCCGCGGGCGAGGGCGTGGCGAAGGCGCTGGTCGACCTGAAAGCCAAGGGCGTGCAATTCGTCCGCCTCGAGGATGTCGAGGATATGGGTGACGATCGGACGACGGAGTAA
- a CDS encoding VOC family protein, with protein sequence MNRRNFLGLAAGGTIAATAGTPSIPQARSGTGEQSMTTETSYALTRPAYIDQSHLVVTDLAVVSGFYQSMLGLKVIEKTASGQVLGVGDLPLLTLTTAKDAAIAPRNAAGLFHTAFLMPDRAELARWLRHAANNNVVLDGASDHLVSEAIYLSDPEGNGIEIYADRPHEQWKFDQAGMVEMTTQRLDLQALYDSAADEHWSGMADGTAIGHLHLQVGDIPQADAFYRDVLGLKLMASRPGASFFATGGYHHHIAANIWNSRGAVARAENMTGLADYKVRFNDKATLDAAISKLDTLEIKSEKRDGGRFLRDPWGIGLTLSA encoded by the coding sequence ATGAACCGACGAAACTTTCTCGGCCTTGCCGCGGGCGGCACAATCGCCGCCACCGCCGGCACGCCTTCCATTCCACAGGCCAGATCAGGGACAGGAGAACAATCCATGACGACCGAAACTTCCTATGCGCTGACACGCCCCGCCTATATCGATCAGTCGCATCTCGTGGTGACGGACCTCGCTGTCGTTTCCGGCTTCTATCAATCGATGCTCGGCCTGAAGGTCATCGAGAAGACGGCGAGCGGGCAAGTGCTGGGTGTCGGCGATCTGCCGCTGCTGACGCTGACGACCGCCAAGGACGCGGCGATCGCGCCGCGCAATGCCGCCGGCCTTTTCCACACCGCCTTCCTGATGCCGGATCGGGCGGAACTCGCACGCTGGCTGCGCCATGCCGCCAACAACAACGTCGTGCTCGACGGCGCCTCGGACCATCTCGTCAGCGAGGCAATCTATCTGTCCGACCCCGAGGGCAACGGCATCGAAATCTATGCCGACCGGCCGCACGAACAATGGAAGTTCGATCAGGCTGGCATGGTCGAGATGACAACGCAACGGCTCGACCTGCAGGCGCTCTATGACAGCGCAGCCGATGAGCACTGGAGCGGCATGGCTGATGGAACGGCGATCGGCCACCTGCATCTGCAGGTCGGCGACATCCCTCAGGCTGACGCCTTTTACCGCGACGTCCTCGGCCTCAAGCTGATGGCGAGCCGCCCCGGCGCAAGTTTCTTTGCAACCGGCGGCTACCATCATCATATCGCCGCCAATATCTGGAACAGCCGGGGTGCTGTCGCACGCGCCGAGAATATGACCGGACTTGCGGACTACAAGGTCCGGTTCAACGACAAGGCGACGCTGGACGCGGCGATCTCCAAGCTCGATACGCTGGAGATCAAGAGCGAGAAGCGCGACGGCGGCCGGTTCCTCAGGGATCCGTGGGGTATCGGCCTGACGCTTTCGGCGTAA
- a CDS encoding AI-2E family transporter produces MGIANGIRKQANKIAIGERRTSAWAQTLKEAAEELPPPPLHRLEKDGLDISMAWAIIGIFGILGLAAVYMMSLILIPITLAVVVGMILGMAAEKLSRMGVPRLANAFMLSSSVALVIFLVINSLAGPLMTFANEGPAFVERTMDRVMPYLERIEWLHITPATFESGPMSIGALLENTGNVLHVVTTSLTPAVVQGMIFFAALLLFLASRVNLRKTIIMTFRTRTQRLAAIRVINAVEQVLGFYFATASLIYVGLGVVMTVIAYAGGLAAPVLWGFFAFLSSFIPYLGITMMTLAVAIAGILTHDDLVIGLMPAAAFFTVHLLMENLIFPAVMGRRLEINPFVVFLAILFWTWMWGAVGAMLALPLSLIVITIIEELLIEEKPQPQLPK; encoded by the coding sequence ATGGGCATCGCCAACGGCATCCGCAAACAGGCAAACAAGATCGCGATCGGCGAACGCCGCACCAGCGCCTGGGCGCAGACGCTGAAGGAGGCAGCCGAGGAGCTGCCGCCGCCACCGCTGCACCGGCTGGAAAAGGACGGTCTCGATATCAGCATGGCCTGGGCGATCATCGGCATCTTCGGCATTCTTGGGCTTGCCGCCGTCTATATGATGTCACTGATCCTCATCCCGATCACGCTTGCCGTCGTCGTCGGGATGATCCTCGGCATGGCTGCGGAAAAACTCAGCAGGATGGGCGTGCCGCGGCTTGCCAACGCCTTCATGCTGTCAAGCAGCGTGGCGCTGGTGATCTTCCTGGTGATCAACTCGCTCGCCGGCCCGCTGATGACGTTTGCCAATGAGGGGCCGGCCTTTGTCGAGCGGACCATGGACCGCGTCATGCCTTATCTCGAGCGCATCGAATGGCTGCATATCACGCCGGCGACATTCGAAAGCGGGCCGATGTCGATCGGCGCGCTGCTCGAAAACACCGGCAACGTGCTGCATGTGGTGACCACCAGCCTGACGCCGGCTGTCGTGCAGGGGATGATCTTCTTTGCGGCGCTGCTGCTTTTCCTTGCCAGCCGGGTCAACCTGCGCAAGACGATCATCATGACCTTCCGCACCCGAACGCAACGCCTGGCGGCAATCCGCGTCATCAATGCCGTCGAGCAGGTGCTTGGCTTCTATTTCGCCACAGCCTCGCTGATCTATGTCGGGCTCGGCGTCGTCATGACGGTCATCGCTTATGCGGGCGGGCTGGCGGCGCCCGTGCTCTGGGGCTTCTTCGCCTTCCTGTCGAGTTTCATTCCCTATCTCGGCATCACCATGATGACGCTTGCCGTCGCCATCGCCGGCATTCTCACCCATGATGACCTCGTCATCGGCCTGATGCCGGCCGCAGCCTTCTTTACCGTGCATCTTCTCATGGAAAACCTGATCTTCCCGGCGGTGATGGGACGGCGGCTGGAAATCAATCCCTTCGTCGTTTTCCTCGCCATCCTGTTCTGGACATGGATGTGGGGCGCCGTCGGCGCTATGCTGGCGCTGCCGCTCTCGCTGATCGTGATCACGATCATCGAGGAATTGCTGATCGAGGAAAAGCCGCAGCCGCAATTGCCGAAATGA
- a CDS encoding DUF930 domain-containing protein — translation MPKRLLLFVSLVSLAAPAFAVDPAIKKQLEKLDPSTRLEQSCDTEAMSRINQESAGFKPDKVIAYTFKDPIPGDNSLQAPGAVFRSKGDWYHLSYNCITGPQHINVRELDYQIGDKVPREKWDKYYLYD, via the coding sequence ATGCCGAAACGTCTGCTCCTGTTTGTATCCCTCGTCAGCCTTGCTGCACCTGCCTTTGCCGTCGATCCCGCCATCAAGAAGCAACTTGAAAAACTCGATCCCTCGACCCGTCTGGAACAGAGCTGCGACACCGAGGCGATGAGCCGCATCAACCAGGAAAGCGCCGGCTTCAAGCCCGACAAGGTGATCGCCTATACCTTCAAGGACCCGATCCCCGGCGACAATTCGCTGCAGGCCCCGGGCGCGGTCTTCCGCAGCAAGGGCGATTGGTATCATCTCTCCTACAATTGCATCACCGGCCCGCAGCATATCAATGTGCGCGAACTCGACTACCAGATCGGCGACAAGGTGCCGCGCGAGAAGTGGGACAAGTATTATCTCTACGATTGA